The Armatimonadota bacterium nucleotide sequence ATCCTCGGCGGCCGAACCCGCTTTTCGGGGCTGCAAACCGCTCATGTGGCGAACTCGAAGCTCAGCGAGAGCTGGTCTTCGGGCCTCAAGGGGTGGAACGACCGCCGGTGGATGGGGCAGGGTCCGTGGTGGGCGATGGCTTCCAGGTGGTCCGGCGTGCCGTACCCGAAGTGCCGTTCAAATCCATATTCGGGGTAGAGCTTGCCGTAGGCGCACATGATCCGGTCGCGCTCGACTTTGGCGAGGATCGAGGCGGCGGCAATGGCGGCCACCTTCCCGTCCCCTTTCACCACCGCCTCAGCGCATTCCGGGAGGCCTGGCGGGAGTTTGTTGCCGTCCACCAGCACCTTCAGCGGAAGCACCGAGAGATCGGCAAAGGCGCGCGCCATCGCCTGAAACGTTGCACGCAAGATGTTGATGCGGTCGATCACGTCGTGGTCCACGACGGCGAGGCTCCACTTGGCCTCCGCGCGGATCCTATGGGCGAGCACTTCGCGCGTCAGGGCGTCGAGCTGCTTGGAGTCGTTCAGGCCCTCGACATCGAATTCCGGCGGGAGCATGACGCACGCCGCGACGACCGGCCCGGCAAGCGGCCCTCGTCCGGCCTCGTCGATACCGGCGATCCCCGTTTGGTGTAGCAGCGCCTCCTTGCCCATCTCTCCTTCGATCCTCGATCCGCGTTGCTCGACGGTTGCTTGCCTCCCTCCGCGTCCTCTGGGTGAGGCTTCGGAGCGCAGGCTGAAGACCTGCGGCTAAAGCCCCCGATCCGAAAGACGCGCCAACAGCGCTTCCCGACTTTGCTCTTCGAAGGAAATCCCGAATACCTCCCGAAAAGCGTCCGTGAAAGCCCGTCTCGAATCTGCCAGCGTTACGGACGAACCTGATTCCCGTTCGATGCTGGTCACGCCGTACCCTTTGATCCCGCAAGGCACGATCAAGTCGAACGGCGACAGGTCGTTGCAGACGTTCAGCGCGATGCCGTGCATGCTGACCCACTTGCGCACCTTGATGCCGATCGCGCAGACCTTCGCGCCGTTCACCCACACACCTGTGTGGGGCGGGAATCGGTAGCCTTCGAGGCTCCAGTCCCTAAGCGCCACGATCACGGCCTCTTCAAGTTCTCGAAGCCATTTGTGGAGGTCTTTGCCGACGAGGTCGAGGTGGAAGATGGGATAGGCGACGAGTTGGTCCGGGCCGTGAAAGGTCACGTCGCCGCCGCGCTCGGTGGGCTCGACGTCGAATCCCAGCTTGCGGTACTCCTCCACCGGCAGGAGGAGGTTTTCGTCGTGGAAGCTCGCTCCGAGAGAGAACACAGGCGGATCGTGCTCGACGAAGAGAAGGGTGTCGGGCAAATCGCCGGCGATGACACCCGCCATGACTCGCTTCTGCAGCTCCGTGCAGGCGGCATAGGGCATCCGTCCGAGGTTGGTCCAGCGGCCCGTCACAAGCTGATTGTGCCTGATGCAGGCTTGAGGCGTCGAAAGATGCCCTATGGATCCCCCGGCAAAACTGCTGTTTCATCGCTTATGCGACACGCCTTTGGCCATTCTTCTTGCACAGAACAAAGAAACTTCGTATAATGCGGTCGAGGGTGCTCTTTGTGCCCATGTCTGCTTTGCAGCCTAAAAGGAGTCGAATATGAAGTCAATTTTGAGCATTGCGCTCGTATGCGTTGCATGCCTGTCTAGTGCGACTGTTCTGACGTTTTCCGACCTGGGAAAGCCGGATGGTTCAGGTGGCAGCACCGCCCTTGTGAACTATGACGCGATTGACCAAGGCTACGGAGACAATGTCACCGGGTCGGGAGGTTTCCCTTCGGGTTCGTACCTCATGGGGAACGGCTGGACGCCAAACGTGACGGCCTCGTATGACACGGTTGACGGCACCGGTGCGAGCGTTGAGAACTGGGTGGAATACTGGGACACCGGTTACGGGGACCTCGTGGACGTCGCCTATGCCGGCATCAGTGGCTACTATGCGCGAATTACGCTTACCCCTGATTCCGGCAACACGGTGACCATCAACAGCTTTGACCTAGCGGGGTGGCCGACTTCTGACCTGACGGCGGATGCAATTCATATCCTGAATGCCTCAGGCACAGAAGTGTGGAGCGCTTCTAGCATGAATGTTGAGGGTAACGCGGGCCACACGTCCTTTTCTCCTGGCATCTCGTCTTCCGGAGCGTTGACCATCGAGTGGGGAACCAACTGGAACATCGGCATCGACAACGTCAACTTTGATCAGGGTCTGGTACCTGAGCCCGCCAGCTTGGCTGTTCTGGGTCTGGGAACGCTGGCGATGATTCGAAGGAAGCGCAACCGTTAGCGAGCCTTTGCTCTGAATCACTCGACCTCCGATCCCTGACTGGGGTCGGAGGTTTCGTTTTGTCCCGGTAAACTCCCGCCCTCCATGACCGTCGACGAACAGATCGCCATCCTTAAGCGCGGGGCAGCCGAGATCATCAGCGAAGAGGAGCTGAGGACCAAGCTCGCCAAGGGCAGGCCGCTGCGCGTCAAGCTGGGAGTCGACCCCACCGCGCGCGACGTCACCCTCGGCTGGGCCGTGGTCCTGCGCAAATTGCGCGACTTCCAGCGTCTCGGCCACACCGCTTGCCTTGTCATCGGCGACTTCACCGCCATGATCGGCGATCCCAGCGGCAAGAGCAAGACCCGCAAGCAGCTCAGCCGCGAGGAGGTCCTTCACAACGTCGAGGGCGTGAAGTCTCAGTTCGACAAGATCCTGGACGTCGAGAAGGCCGAGATCCGGCCAAACAGCGAGTGGCTCGGCGCCATGGGCTTCGAGGACGTCCTGCGGCTCTGCGGCAAGGTCACGGTCGCCCGCATCATGGAGCGCGACGACTTCACCAAACGCTGGAACGCCCACCAGGCCATAGGGATGCACGAACTGATGTACCCCTTACTCCAAGGCACCGATTCTGTGGCCCTTGAGGCGGATGTGGAGCTCGGCGGCACGGACCAGAAGTTCAACAACCTCATGGGCCGCCAGCTTCAGGAGGCGAACGGCCAGGAGGCGCAGGTCGTGCTGCTCATGCCGCTCCTGGTCGGTCTGGACGGCAAAGAAAAGATGTCCCAGTCGCTGGGCAACTACGTTTCCATCGTGGATGAGCCAAACGAGATGTTCGGCAAGGTGATGAGCATTCCGGATGAGTTCACGGACGACGATGCCCAGGCCGCGCTGCCGGAAGCCAAGCGGCGCTGCTCCATGATCAGGAACTGGTTCGAGCTTTGCACCGATGTGCCCATGAACGAGGTCGAGGCGATGCTCGGCCCGGAAATGAACCCGCGCGACGCCAAGGTCCGCCTGGCGCGGGAGATCGTGGCGCTGTATCACGGCCCGGGGGCTGCCGATGCAGCGGTGCGCTACTTCAACGAGACCTTTTCGAAGCGCGAGCAGCCGGTGGATGCGCCCGAGGCGGCGATCCCGGCCGAACTGATCGAGGAAGGCCAAGTTTCTTTGGCTCACTTGATCGCAACGCTGGCGTTGGCCAAATCGAACGGCGCGGCCCGCGACCTCATCAAGGCGGGTGCGGTCTCGATCGAGGGGGAGAAGTTCACCGACCCCTTCGGCAAGGCGGCCGTGGACGACCTGAAGGGCAAGGTCCTCAAGGTCGGCAAGCACCAGTTTCGGAGGCTTGCATGACCGCACAGCAAATCATCTCGGAGATCGAGCCGCTCGGAACCGAGGGCTACCGTCGCGTGCTGCGCAACCACGGCGTGCCGGAGCCGCTCTTAGGCGTGAAGATCGAAGAACTCAAGAAGTACGAGAAGGCGATCAAGAAGGACTACCAACTCGCGCTCGACCTTTTCGACACGGGCATCTACGACGCCATGTATCTGGCCGGACTCATCGCGGACGAAACCAAGATGACCCAAGACGACCTGCGCTCCTGGCAGAAGAAAGCGGGAAGCTCACCGGTAGCCGAATATGCGGTCGCCTGGGTCGCGGCAGAGGGTCCGCACGGTTGGGATCTGGCTCTGGAGTGGATTGATTCGGGCGATGAGGATGCCGCAGTCGTGGGCTGGGGAACGCTGTCGAGTGTGGTTGCGGTGCGGGAGGACTCCCAGCTTGATATCAACGCCCTGAAAGAGCTGCTGGAGCGTGTGAAGACGACGATCCACGATCAGCCAAACCGCGTGCGCTCCAAGATGAACGGCTTTGTGATCTCGCTTGGCTCCTACGTGAGCGCGCTCACAGACGAGGCGCTGAAAGCCGGAGAGGAGATCGGCAGGGTGAAGGTGGACATGGGCAAGACCGCGTGCAAGGTCCCGTTTGCGCCGGACTACATCCGCAAGGTGGTCTCAATGGGCCGCATCGGCAAGAAGCGCAAATCGGCGAGGTGTTGACTCCTATTCGAGCGTCGGCACAGACCGGGATTCAGGGAGTTTGCTGCCTAGAAGTTGTTGGGAATCCTGACCCGCCGGCGGACTTGGATATCATCAACCTCAAATCCGGTATAAAGCGTCGGCTCGCGGAAGTCTTGAAGGACGACGACGTTTATCAGTTCGTTGATCCTCCAGGCAGGACACGTGAATCGAGGCGTTTCGCCTTTCATCCCTCCTCCGATGTCGTACCTGCCATAGACTTGGAGGTTTTGTCTGTCAATGACGACTTCGAACTTGGCGTGCTGATCCAAGACCGGCGCCACAGCAAAGCGTGCGCTGTCGTTGCCGGTAACGCCTCGAGCTTCAAACACCCACTGTCCTCCTGCGACGTCAAAACCGAGAGATGAGCCAGCACCGGGGCTGAGCCCAAGGCCCGCACTGTGAGATGCAAACATGGGGTATGCGCCTGGTTGGGCGTATGCCTTCCAAGTAACCGTCACAAAGGGACTGACACCCGCAATGTTCACGGGGTGGTATGCCCGCATTTGTAGGTTCGGGGCGATCGCGTTAAGACCTGACAGGATCCGCGATTCAAGACCATTGAGGCCATCGACAACGTCCACCAGCCCGATGTTGTTGCCGTAAGGAAGAGCTCCGTCGTCAACTTGCCAGCCATTCTGGCCTCGGATGTTGCCGAGGATGGTGGCTTCGAAGTCTTCCTCGAAGATCATTTGTGCTGGCGAGGAAGAAGCGATCAGAGATGCAAGTGTTGCAGCGGACAGTAGCTTTAGGTAACGCATGGTGTAGATGCTCCGAAAGATGAGGGATGTCGGGGTGCCAAAGCAGATGGACAGCCCCCAGCATAGGCGAACGCACTGCCATTCGCCAGACAACTTAAGCTCAGATAAGCGGTTCGCCGAATCTCAGCTTATCTTGGGTGTCGAGGGCAAGGGATAATGGTTCTGAGCGAAGCACTCGAAGCGGAGCGAGCGGCATGATGGGCGGCCAGAAGCAGACGAGGAGAAGAGCGGTCAGGCTCACCGTAGAGGCCCTGGAGCGGATGAACCACGCGCTTGTCGGCGTGTGGGACAGGGACGAACGTGAAGGCAAGCTGACACAAGAGGTTCGCGCCGAGTTAATGGGGATCAGCCTGGCAAGTGCGAACAGAGTGGCCGCCAGGCAAGGGGTGGACCGGGCAACCCTCATCCTTGCTTTCAGGAGCCTTGGCCTCGTGTGGAGCGACTCCTATTGTGAGTTTGTCGAGCGGCCTGATCCGGGCCAGCCCCCAATGGGCGGCACCGAACAAGTGGCGCTTTCCAAGACGCGCACGTCTCGCCGTCGCCGATGGTTGATTCTATCCGTGGCGGCCATTGTCGTCTGTTGCACTGCGGTGTGTTTTCCGCTGTTCGTTGTTCCGGCGATCGGAGCGGCGGTCAAGAACCAGAATGAGTGGGCTGTGTATATCCCCCTCGACGATGGAACCAAGAGGTTCCATCGGGGCGACTTCGAAGGAGCGCGCACCCAAATCGCGAAAGCCGTACAGATTGCTCGCAGGCACGAACTGGTGGCTCCCTTGGCATGCGCGGTGCGGATGGCCGGCGACATCGCCGCGGCCCAGGGTGATTTTCAGGAGGCGAAGGCCAACTACGTCCAGGCGTTGGAGCTACGACGAACGCTAAAGGACGATGTCTCTCAGCCCGCAATCCTCGAGGCTCTCGGAGACATCGAGACTAAGTCTGGAGACCTGACGAGCGCCGAGGCCCACCTAAGGGGATCGCTCGAAGGATACCGACGCCTCAAGGACCGGGGCGGAATAGCGATGGCGTCTCGCGATCTTGGAACCCTGTTCTTTGAGCGAGGCAACCTTGACGCCGCGTCAAGTTGGTTCAAAGCGAGCATGCAGTCCCTAAAGGGGTTGCATGGTGGCGATATGGAGACCGATATTCACGCACGGCAAGCCCTTGTCTTAAGAGAGAGGGGTCTGTTTGATGACGCTAGGGCCATCTTGGCATCCTGCCTGACCTATTGGCGGGGCAAATCCCACCCTCGTTGGGTTGCTCAAACGGAGTTCCAGCTTGGGACGGTTGAGGTTGCTGCCGGCAACAATGGAGCAGCCGTGCAGTACTTTGTTCGGAGCCGCAGAGGATTCTCCCAGTTTGGGGATCGAGCCGGCCAATCTGCTTGTGAGACGTGGCTTGAGCGAATTCGGAGTTCCAATCGAACGGCCATTGCTCGCTTTCCAAGCGGGAACAATGACAATATCCGCCAGGCCGGCAGGTTCACCGCTGATCCCTAAGCGGAGGACTGCCGTGCACAAGAACCGACGACCTGTGTTTGGGGCCCCTACCACCTCCAGGGGGCGTCGGGGAAACGCACCAGCGCCTCGCGTTTCGCTTCCAGTTCATGCATCCAGACCAAGGCGAGTCCAACGCCCGCCGCGCCTTGCATCAAGCCCGTCTGTGCCTGAACCGCATTAGGACTGACCCGGTTCTCCGCGAACGTCCACTTGAGCCCAACGCCGGCCGGCTCGGCTTTCGCCAGGAGAAAATCTGCCAATCGCTTGGCGAAGCCAATCTGCTCGGGCTTGCCATCCAGCCGATAGAGGTCGAGGAAGAACCGGAGCATGCCCGCGTCGCCGCAACAGAATCCAAAGTTGTTCCAATAGCCGGGCGCGCGCTTATCCGGGATGCCGCACTTCTGGAGGCTCTCTGCGGCGCGATCGATCCATTTGGCGTAGCCCCTCTCGCGGGTGTTCTTGTGGAGCGCGGCGAAGAGGCGGGCCGTCCCCACGGGGCCGTGGCACCAGCCCAGGTAGTCCAAATCCTCGCCTCCAGGCTTGTGGTGCCAGATCAGACCGTCCTTTCCGGTTAGGCTCATCAGGTACGCCGCGCCCTTCTTTGCAGCGTCCAGGTATTTCGGCTCTTTCGTGGCAACACCCAACTGGGCCAGGAAGTAGGCGAGGCCGGCGGTGCCATGGGAGAAGTTGGGCATCTCGCGCGTATAGCCGGGGGACATCTCCCAGGCCAGATGGGCACCGCTGGGCTGAGAAACGGCGGTCGGGTTCTTGGCAACCGTCAAGAGGTAATCCCCAATTCGGCGGGCTTCATCGCGGAGTTCGTCGTCTTCGCTCTTGCCGTCTTGCTTGGCTCCGGTCGGCTTTGGGAACCGAGCCGCGTAGAGATCGGCTTCCCTCAGGGCCTGGCAGCCCAGGCCCGCGAGCCCCGAAACGATGTCGTTCGAGAGCTGAGCCCTTTGGTTTGGGTCGTTAAGTGCCGCGACGGCAAGATCGAGGGCCCTCCTGGTCAGCGCCATGCCTTCCTTGGCGAGCTTCGGATCGTCGGTGAGCTTGGCCGCGCAGTCGACGGCGAAGGCCACGCCCGCCAAGCCCGTGTAGAGGCCGAAGTCCTTGAGCCCTTTGGATTGCTCGGTCAGGCGCTTTGCCCTCGTCTGCACTTCCGCTTTCAGCATGGCGTTCCTGGTGGCATGGGCCAATTCACACCAGAACACGAGCACTCCCGATTCGCCCGAATACAGCGAGAGGTCCGGCGCATCCGTCTTGGCCGCCGGCCGTTGCTCTTCGGACCGGATCCATACGGCAGTCTTCAAGGCGGCGGCAAGATACGTGTCATCCAGCGCTGAACCCAACACGAAAAAAGCAAACGCCAAAGCCACCATGCCACCCTCATCGTAGCGCAACTTGGTGAAATCCAGCCCGAAAAGGATGACGGGCAGTGTGGAAGGTCGCCCCGGGGAGGAATGTCAACGCGGGCCTACAAGCCAAACTTTGCGCGGGAGTATAGTATCCATCATGCCAAAAGTCAGAGTTCTCGTGGGCACCAAGAAGGGCGCCTTCATCTGCACCTCGGAAGACAGGAAGAGCTGGAACATTGAGGGGCCCATCTTCGGCGGCTGGGAGATCTATCACATGAAGGGCTCACCGGTCGACCCAAACCGCATCTACTGCTCGCAGACGAGCAGCTGGTTCGGCCAGGTGATTCAGCGCTCGGACGATGGCGGCAAGACCTGGAACACGCCCGGCAGCACGGAGGCCGAGCGCATGACCGAATGGGGCTTCCCAGGCGGCGAAAGCAACCGGTTCGTCTACGATGGCGTTGCCGGCACCCACAAGACCTTCGACGGTACCGAGGTGCCCTGGGTCTTCAAGCGCGTCTGGCATTTGGAGCCTTCGCTTGACAACCCCGACGTCTGTTACGCGGGGGTTGAGGACGCGGCGATCTTCATCACTCGCGATGCGGGCAAGACCTGGACGGAGATGAGCGGCCTTCGCAAGCACACGACCGGCAAAGATTGGCAGCCCGGCGCGGGCGGCATGTGCCTGCACACGATCCTCATCGACCCCAAGAACCCGAAGCGGATGTATGTCGCGATCTCGGCGGCAGGGGCCTTCCGCACCGACGATGGCGGCGAGACCTGGAAGCCGATCAACAAGGGCCTGAAGTCCAATTTCATGCCGGATGAAGAGGCCGAGGTGGGCCATTGTGTCCACCGAATCGCCTTTCACCCGTCGAACCCCGACAAGCTCTATATGCAGAAGCACTGGGACATCATGGTCTCGGACAACGCGGGCGACCTCTGGGTCGAAAAGAGCGACGGCCTGCCCAGCGACTTTGGGTTCCCGATCGACGTGCACGCCCACGAGCCAGAGACCATTTACGTGGTCCCGATCTTCAGCGATTCCGAGCACTTCGTGCCTGAGGGCAAGCTCAGGGTCTATCGCAGCAAAACCGGCGGCAACAACTGGGAGCCGCTCACGAACGGTCTGCCCCAAGAGAACTGCTATGTGAACGTGCTGCGCGAGGCGATGGCGGTGGACCGCATGCTCGAATGCGGCGTGTACTTTGGCACGACCAGCGGCGAGGTCTATTGCTCGCCGGATGGCGGCGACCATTGGCACGCGATCGGCGAGCACTTCCCTGGCGTCTTGAGCGTGGAAGTTCAGACGCTCGACTGAGGCGAATCAAGAGCGCCGGATTGGCTCGCCGAGCGTCTTTTCAGACGATCAGCGAGCTCTCTCCGTTGAAAGCTTCAGCTCTTCCTCAACGATGGCGGCCAGTTCATGAAGGTAGCGGCGTCTATGGCGAAGCAGTTCACGCCCACCGTCCGCGTTGAACTGGATCGCGACGGCGACCCCGCTGGGCAGCAGTTCCATTTCGGTCAAATAGCCCGGGAAAAAGCCTCCGTGGCCAAAGCTTTTGCCGCCAGGCGATTCGAAGATCTGGGCCCCAAGTCCATACTGCTCTCCGGGGCCGGCGCCGGTCGACGCCGGCACGCCTTCCTTCTGCGCCATAGACATCGCGCCATTCAGCACCCTGCCGCTGAACAGCGCTTGCGTCCAGCGCGCGAGATCTTGGGCATTGGATAGAAATCCGCCCCCTGCCCATTCGAACTGGGGATTGATGACCATCTTTCCCCCCTCGATAGACTTGGGCCCCCCGGTGAATGATGCGCCCGACGTAACGTGGCCCTGCACCAACCCCGGAAGGTCCCGACGATCTGAGGGGCTCGTGTTCACCAAGCCGAATGGCTTCAAAAACAGCCTCTCGATCTCGCGGTAGGCTGCCCTTCCCGTCGCCTTTTCAGCCGTGAAAGCCGCAACGACGAAGTTCGCATCGGCATAGCTCCAGCCTTTGCCGATCTCGAACGATGGCTTGGTGTCCAGCATGTAGCCGATAAGCTCTTGCGGGGACCAAACCTTGTCCGGTTCGGCCCGCAACTTGGCGACGAGGCCATTGTTGTAGACGTGCTCGCGAATCCCGCTCTGGTGGCGTAGCAAGTGCCTGAGCGTGATGGACTGAGCGTTTGGGAGCCTGTCAAACCAGGGTTCTTGGCCGATCCAGGTAGCGATCGGCTTGTCCAAGTCGAGCTTGCCTTCCTCGACGAGTCGGAGGATCCAGGCAGCAAAGAACGTCTTTCCCGCGCTGCCCGCCAGCATTCGGCTTTCCGGACGCATCTTGGCGCCGGTGTCTCGATCGGCAAGCCCGTAGGCAACGGCGCCGCTCTTGCCGTTGGCGAGCGCCCACCCGAAGACGGCTCCCGGAAACCCAGACTCCTTCTGAAAGGTCTCCAGCTTGGCCTGAACTCGCGCCTGAATCCGCTCGGCCAAGGGTGGGTTGCCTTGAGACCACGACATTAGGGCGAGGCCAAGGCTGAGATATCCAGCGAGATGACGCCAAGTGAAGACTCGGGCTGCGGCGGAGGTCATGCGCTCATTCTGCCTCATCGGCCGCTGAACGGCAAGGAACCCGCCGCCGATCGCGTTGACACGCCTTGGGCAAGCTTGAAACTTAGCTCGATGCGGGATTTGGGAACGCCTCCCTCGCATTCCCGTTCATGATCCTCTCGATCAGCGGCTTCGCTTCCTCAAGCCTCAGCCAGCCCTCTTGAACCATCTCCGAAACGGCCTGCGCGATGCCCATGCGTGCGATGCGACTGTGGCCATAGACGGTTTCCACGGTGATGTAATCGCCGCCAAAAGTGAACAGCTTGCTCGCCGGGGCGGCCAGCATGTACTCCTTGAGGAAGCTCACGCAGGCTCTCGGCGACAGGATCCACGCCCAGCACATGTCGATGTACACGTTGGCGTAGTGCTTGGCCAGCGCGATCATCTCGTGCTGGTAGGGAAAGCCGATGTGCATCAGCACAAAACGAGCCTCTCGGTGCCGCTGCAAAAGTGAGCAGAGGTCCGAGGCGTTTCTGCGCACTCGCTCCAGAGGCATGTACCCGTAGCCTGCCATCGTCCCGGTGTGCAGTTTTACAGGAAGGCCGACCTCCGTGGCCTTTCGCACGCAGGCGTCGAAGAGAAAATCCTCCAGCGGCTTGCGATCCTCGGGCGACAACGATTCGCCTTGCACCCATCGCACGAAGACCCGCTCGGCTGCGGCTTGGTCGGGCTCCCCGAAATCAAGACCGCGCTCATAGGCGCACTGACTTTTGACCGCGACCGCCTTCGGGCCGAACTTCCGGAACTTGCGCTCGATGACCCCGAGCCAGTCATCGAGACAGCGCGCTCCCTCCCCCTCGACAAAGTCCCGGTCCAAGCTGGTGCTCAACGAGAGGATGCTCAGGTCTTGGCGCAGCAGGTCCGGCTGGCTCGATTCCATGAACAGCGTCTGGAGGGAGTTCACCTGGCAATGGTCCAAGCCGCATTTGTCCTTAAGGATTTCTCGATAGAACCCGGGCCGGATCCACTCGCGGTACTTCTCAGCGATGCGCGGGGCGCTTTCGGCCGTCAGGTCATCCTCGCCGTAAAGCCCCTGAAGCGTGAGGCGGACGGCTTGGCCGTACCCGGTGAGCTTGGCACGCTCCCACCAGGGAAGGAGCAGGGCCGCTTTCTTGTCGGTCGACGTTGCTGGATCGAAGAGCCGCTTCTTCTCCTCTTCGGGCATTCCGGCGCTGGCCAGATCGTCGGCAAAGTAATGCCAGAAGAGGTAGGTCCAGTCGTCGCAAGGGAAGATGCCGTCAAGCTTGCCTTCCAGTCGCTGCTCCTCTTCGATCAGGTGCTCGTGGGTATCCACGAGCGGGGTCTCTTCGACCCAGCCTCGAATTGGGTTCAAGTACTTCCTCCCAGACCGCTCTTCCGGCTCATAGGGTCATTTTGCAGGGCTTCGGCAAATTCGTGCCGTCGATGGAACCCAACCCCAGCATTCGACGTTTGAATCTGAGGACTCCGAAGGGGAGTAGCGCCCGCGGGAACGCGGCGCCGACGTCGTCAGTACGCCCGCAAGGGCCGGCGCGGCAAGAAAGCGCAAGACCTTCGCACATTGGGTGTGCGAAGGTTTTTTTTCGACCCATCGAGTTCGAGGACAGACGATGACAAACAGGACACCGCCGATTCAGCGCGACGTGGAAAGCGTGCGCTCCGTTTCGCAGTTCGTAGCGGCCCTGCGCAAGCTGGCAGACAGCCTGGAGCAGGGTAAGCCACACGCACTCCAAGTCTCAGGTGAACGCATTCTGGTGCCGGCAAGCGCGTCGCTCAGCATCGAGCACGAGCGGAGCGAGACCGAGGAGGAGCTTGAGTTCCAGATGAAATGGCCCGTTGCGGCGTCCGACATCGGATCGTCAGAGGAGGCTGCCTGAGATGCTGTGTCCGAAATGCCACGACCAGATCATGGTCATCGTCGAGCGCAGCGGGGTCGAGATCGAGTACTGCCCGGGATGCCGGGGCGTGTTCCTCGACCGCGGTGAACTGGAGAAACTGATCGTTCAGGCAGATCCTCACATCGGAGCGCCGGCAGGATTCCGGCCCGTCTCCGAGCAGACCGTGGTCCGCGATTCAGATCGGCATGAAAGATCCGGAGGCTATCGCGACGATGGGCGTCGCGAGGGCCAACGAAGGCGAGAGGACGACGACGATGACGACTATCGGGATCGCAAGAAGCGCCGCGGGGGATTCCTGAGTGAGATCTTCGACTTCGATTGAGGGTCCTGCGTCAGATGGCATAAACTGAAAGCATGGCTGTGGTCCGCGTCGTCCTACCCCACCACCTCCGCAACCTGGCTCGTGTTGGGGCCGAGGTGACCCTCGAAGTGGGTGATCCGGTGACGATCCGGACCGTCATGGAAGCGCTGGAGGCCGCCCATCCCAACCTTCGGGGGACAATTCGGGAGCATGGGTCGCTGAAGCGCAGGCCGTTCGTGAGGTTCTTTGCCTGTGCCGAGGACATCTCGTTTCAGGATCCGGAGTTGGCGCTTCCAGAGGCGATCGTGAACGGCAGCGAGCCGTTCATGGTGATCGGGGCGATTGCGGGAGGATAGATGTTCCTGACAGCCTGGTGAGTTCTTCGCGTGCGATGAGCCACTGGAGCATCTCCCTGTTGACGATTGGCTTGCACACTTCCATCAGTCGTTTAGCCTCCAGGAAGTGGTGCTTTGCTCCTGCCCAATCTCCACGCCTTTTGGCGTCTCCGCCGAGCGCCATCAGGGCGAAAACCGCCACGAGCCGCTTCTGCTCAGCTTCGTCGACATCCAGCTTTCGATCAGCCGCGTAGCCCCCTGCAGCCATCTGAACCAGGGCGGCCCTTCCTTTGGCGGCAGCTCGCAGAGGGACGATCTGGCTGGCCCGGTCCACATACCAAGGGTCCCGTGGTGGCTCGATCGGGCTCCAGGCATCGATGTCGACTTCAATCAGTTCTTGCGCCCTTAGTGCACTCGCCAGGTCGCCCTTCAGGCGGAAAGCGTTGACTATGAGCTCAAGCGCCCGCTTCCGCTTTTGGTGCCAGTACGAGAACTTCTCTTGAAGCCCCTTGGCAACGGGGTCGGAGTCATTCGGCGCGAGACTTCGCCAAGACTTGAAGTAGTCGGCGACTGTGGCTATGCGGGAGCCTCGGTAGACGCCCAGGGGTTCGAGTCC carries:
- a CDS encoding amidohydrolase family protein, translating into MNPIRGWVEETPLVDTHEHLIEEEQRLEGKLDGIFPCDDWTYLFWHYFADDLASAGMPEEEKKRLFDPATSTDKKAALLLPWWERAKLTGYGQAVRLTLQGLYGEDDLTAESAPRIAEKYREWIRPGFYREILKDKCGLDHCQVNSLQTLFMESSQPDLLRQDLSILSLSTSLDRDFVEGEGARCLDDWLGVIERKFRKFGPKAVAVKSQCAYERGLDFGEPDQAAAERVFVRWVQGESLSPEDRKPLEDFLFDACVRKATEVGLPVKLHTGTMAGYGYMPLERVRRNASDLCSLLQRHREARFVLMHIGFPYQHEMIALAKHYANVYIDMCWAWILSPRACVSFLKEYMLAAPASKLFTFGGDYITVETVYGHSRIARMGIAQAVSEMVQEGWLRLEEAKPLIERIMNGNAREAFPNPASS
- a CDS encoding beta-lactamase family protein, with the protein product MTSAAARVFTWRHLAGYLSLGLALMSWSQGNPPLAERIQARVQAKLETFQKESGFPGAVFGWALANGKSGAVAYGLADRDTGAKMRPESRMLAGSAGKTFFAAWILRLVEEGKLDLDKPIATWIGQEPWFDRLPNAQSITLRHLLRHQSGIREHVYNNGLVAKLRAEPDKVWSPQELIGYMLDTKPSFEIGKGWSYADANFVVAAFTAEKATGRAAYREIERLFLKPFGLVNTSPSDRRDLPGLVQGHVTSGASFTGGPKSIEGGKMVINPQFEWAGGGFLSNAQDLARWTQALFSGRVLNGAMSMAQKEGVPASTGAGPGEQYGLGAQIFESPGGKSFGHGGFFPGYLTEMELLPSGVAVAIQFNADGGRELLRHRRRYLHELAAIVEEELKLSTERAR
- a CDS encoding MoaD/ThiS family protein, with product MVRVVLPHHLRNLARVGAEVTLEVGDPVTIRTVMEALEAAHPNLRGTIREHGSLKRRPFVRFFACAEDISFQDPELALPEAIVNGSEPFMVIGAIAGG
- a CDS encoding amphi-Trp domain-containing protein codes for the protein MTNRTPPIQRDVESVRSVSQFVAALRKLADSLEQGKPHALQVSGERILVPASASLSIEHERSETEEELEFQMKWPVAASDIGSSEEAA
- a CDS encoding exo-alpha-sialidase — its product is MPKVRVLVGTKKGAFICTSEDRKSWNIEGPIFGGWEIYHMKGSPVDPNRIYCSQTSSWFGQVIQRSDDGGKTWNTPGSTEAERMTEWGFPGGESNRFVYDGVAGTHKTFDGTEVPWVFKRVWHLEPSLDNPDVCYAGVEDAAIFITRDAGKTWTEMSGLRKHTTGKDWQPGAGGMCLHTILIDPKNPKRMYVAISAAGAFRTDDGGETWKPINKGLKSNFMPDEEAEVGHCVHRIAFHPSNPDKLYMQKHWDIMVSDNAGDLWVEKSDGLPSDFGFPIDVHAHEPETIYVVPIFSDSEHFVPEGKLRVYRSKTGGNNWEPLTNGLPQENCYVNVLREAMAVDRMLECGVYFGTTSGEVYCSPDGGDHWHAIGEHFPGVLSVEVQTLD
- a CDS encoding zf-TFIIB domain-containing protein, giving the protein MLCPKCHDQIMVIVERSGVEIEYCPGCRGVFLDRGELEKLIVQADPHIGAPAGFRPVSEQTVVRDSDRHERSGGYRDDGRREGQRRREDDDDDDYRDRKKRRGGFLSEIFDFD